The Apis cerana isolate GH-2021 linkage group LG10, AcerK_1.0, whole genome shotgun sequence DNA window TTACGGTATAACAGAGGCaagctttttttaattgacaGAATATAatgtgtaaattaaatattacaaattcaaaatgtaaatagaattggtatttaaaaaaattattcattatgaaAGATGAATCaacaaattataagaaattaaaattatttattcttgcaatatgaatatataatataaaatttaattttgtaaagtgTAAGTCTTACAAagttttaatgttaatataatactataatcatgtatgaaaattttatttttatgaaagtaatttaaatgattaattttttaaaataacaaatttaaatcttcactttatagaatcatttttattgctaaaacaattataatttttattactactattattaatagtaattgaaataaaaattattataagtataaaattaaatattttataattacgtaataatttgctaattttaataataaatatgattgatatatatgtgctacaataatacaataatacaataaacgtATTTTATCATCTGTGATAATAGTTAAGATACTTATCCAGCTGCCGCTGTAATACCGTTAGTTCTAaatgatattacaaatttttgatcaGAATaacatatcttttaaataaggGAATGAAGTGGCATcctataatatgtaaatattttacttgccAGTTTTAGTGGCATATCACAAATATTCCAATCAAgtatattcaatattgtttACTGTTATACagttataatattgtacatgaattattatatactttaaaatataaatagaatttatgtgtatatgaatatattttatatttttttaaattatttattacctctttctttttaatattaattccgaaataatgattaatattatattgtattaacattttataaaaattataaattaaatttgaaacatattattgaataaaaaaaattattaattttaagcaaCTACAAcgcttaaaatattataatgtataaataattaacaactaagatatattgataaatgtataaataaattcatttataaaaaataacttttcaaatatattatctttctttttttccatttttaatattataaataatattatataattaattttttatatttttatacaatatcatttatatataattatattttttatgtaatataatattatttttaatatatagaaatttaagttttatatgatataaattcttaaatgatattatttaatataatatgtagatGCTATTGATATGGCTATATATAATgtgtgataaaattataaattataaactaatgtttaaaaatataaaattgagaaaatgttattatattaattttttattgaatatttatcgtaagcaaatatatatattaaaaaaaatatattttataaaattaattatcataaaagtattaattgtaacgaagaatattttcattattaaaatatttaaataaattcattctatcaatgattataataaattaacttttatttgaaattttattttaaagttttaatattgatttttttcattttatttgccaaatattttatttgttagatgcatacatatatagaaatttttacacaataagtacatatataaaaaaattttttttttctatattatgtttcatattatacgatgctaatcaaaataatttatttttttctttaaattaattattataataaatagctATAAAGaggatataagaattttaattgaaataagaaaaattagagagaaataattaagcaaaaataattttaaaataagaataaagtatgtaaaaaaattaaggaaacAGTGGCCTGTTTGGCAACGTGGTTCGGAATAGTACATGGTGTTGTACCCCCACCTCCTGACGAAAACTTAAAAATGCCGCCGCAGCGCGACCCGAATCGATATTCGTCGGTAGAGTCACGTGATCTAGGTTTGAGCACTCTCAGCCAATCGGTGTTTCGCTGAAACGAAGTTTACTCTCCTTGTGTTACAGAGCGACGACACGACATCTAACTTTAGGTAACTGGAACAACAGTTCGCGACTGGCAGCGCACCGGTTTACGTTTTGGCGATGTGTCGTTCCGAAGCCAGTTACGCGAGTGGTTTTGTGACACGTTTAACCGTTAAGGGAGTGAATACAAAGATAATATCACGGTAGTGGTGTGTAGAAACAAATCAATTTGATGCTTGACAAAATTTGTTggcaatttgtttttatttcgaaagaacGTAACGGCAGTGTGCGTGTGAGTATTGCTGATATTCATATCGCGTCTAGAAAAAGGTGATCATTGTAGTAAAGAGGAAAATCGGAAAAAAACTAACAATTATAAGCGAAAAAAAGATAGGAACAGCGAGAGGAAATGGTGGGGTGATAACAAacattggaaaaaaagaaaaaaaaatatactatacatCATACGTGTGACACGCACGACGTACGCGTACGCACACATATATAGATACGCGCGCTTGCGGGCGCGCTTACAGATACAGGCACGTAATAACGTTACATACACGCGCACTcaaacacacacacgcacacgcgcgcgcgcgtgcgcgcgtgtgtgtatgtaCTTTATAGTAGATGAATACATACacgtatttatacataatagaaagagaagaagaagagaaggacgGTGCGAGGGAGGTTAAAGGAGAACGGTCAGGAAAGAACCGAGAGaacaagagagagaaatatagagaacaagaaagaaagaagcgaaACGTGTGGATGAAAGGAAATAggaatcaaaaaatatgatagCGTTACATTTATTATGCGGTGTTCGTAAGTACTAAGCGATCCGCGTGGGACTGAAAATTGTAAAGCAAAATAATCGAcgaactttttcttttatttttcattgattaaaataaatttgtcgtCGATGTTCGATTTAATCCAAGTAAATATTGACGTGATCGATAGAAAAATACAGTGTTCGAGATTGAATATcgttaatttcgaattattatttacatggAAAAATCGAAGACGAAATATGATACGAGATATGTGgtacgatataattaattgcgagaaagaaatagaatagcGGTGTTTGAAAGAAGCAAGGAAGAAacaagtgaaaaatataaagagatgATCTCATAAAGGCAGAGAAATGTATAGGAAAGAAAGTATAGGAAAGAGAAGCAAAGAAAacggaaagaaataaaataaagaggaaAACGCGtacgaaataataacattaaggCTAGAGTTTTTTGAGAAACGTGTAtatgcgtgcgtgcgtgtgtatAGTATATCAGTGGGCAAGATGGAGGAAAGTCAGCTGTTGATGACGGAACTTCCGGCATTGACGCCGAGTCGTGGTACAACGTTGCTTCATCGTTCAAGACATTATTATCAGTTACACCAACCGCACCTGGCTGCGATACCGACCTCGCAGAGTCAAGGGATTCTTTATAACTCGAGTAACGCGCCACATTATACTAGCGGTACGACCGGTCTACCGGCATACGCGCAAGGTCTTTCATCGAGGCAACAACCGCAAGTAATTGCTCGCGGTACTGTCACACCGAGCACGCATATCTCCTGCCTGTATCCTGAAATATTGGCGTTGATCTTCAGCTATCTCGAGGTCAGAGATAAGGGACGTGCCGCCCAAGTATGCACGGCGTGGAGAGATGCAGCATATTACCGATCTGTTTGGCGAGGGGTTGAAGCCAGATTACACCTAAGAAAACAGGCACCAGCGTTATTCGCCAGTCTGGTAAGAAGAGGAGTGAAAAGGGTCCAGGTACTGTCGTTGCGCAGAGGTCTCGGCGATGTTTTGAAAGGCGTGCCAAACTTGGAGGCGTTGAATCTCTCGGGTTGCTATAATATTACCGACGCTGGCTTGATCAATGCTTTTTGCCAAGAATATACCACACTTACCGAACTCAATCTTTCGTTGTGCAAACAAGTGTCAGACATTTCTCTCGGTAGGATAGtgcagtatttaaaaaatctcgaaCATTTAGAACTTGGTGGTTGCTGTAACATTACCAACGGAGGGCTTCTCTGTATAGCAtggaatttgaagaaattaaaaagactCGATTTACGAAGTTGTTGGCAAGTATCCGATTTGGGTATTGCTCATTTGGCCGGTGTAAATCGCGAAGCAGCTGGAGGAAATCTTGCATTGGAGCACTTGAGCCTTCAGGATTGTCAACGGCTGAGCGATGAAGCTCTCAGGCACGTGTCGATCGGTTTAACCACTTTGAAATCGATTAATCTCTCGTTTTGCGTATGTATTACCGATTCAGGGCTGAAACATCTAGCCAAGATGTCTAGCTTGCGCGAATTGAACCTTCGATCCTGTGACAATGTTTCCGATATCGGTATGGCTTATCTTGCGGAAGGCGGCAGTAGGATTTCTTCATTGGATGTATCATTTTGCGATAAAATCGGAGATCAAGCGCTTGTTCACATTTCCCAAGGattgtttaatttgaaattactgTCGCTATCTGCTTGTCAAATCAGCGACGAAGGTATTTGCAAAATCGCAAAGACCTTGCACGATTTGGAAACGTTGAATATTGGTCAGTGCAGCAGATTGACGGATAAAGGACTCTACACCATTGCTGAGAGTATGAAACACTTGAAATGTATCGATCTTTACGGATGCACCAGGATAAGTACCAATGGCTTAGAAAGGATTATGAAATTGCCGCAATTGAGTACGTTAAATCTTGGTCTTTGGCACGTGCGGTGATGGCTTTTTCTCAATTGTATACATTATATGCGTCCCTACATTCGTATCAGTGACCAACATGTTTCCTCGGTGCCTGCGAAACATTGCCAGATACCATGCCGATTTTCTAGttgtttctcttcttcttcttgtgagtttttattctttccttattcttttctctcttctccatTATTCTATTCCCTACATCTCCCTTCCCTTTCATGCATAAGTACATagataatctataaataattcaacttgatctcttccattttcttttttcttttcagataATGTGACACGATTGCGTAACGCGTGCACGCTTATCTTTTGTTCCTTGTCATCCTCACAATTACGTTAAAcacaaattttcctttttcgattattatacaTCATCATACACGTACATGTACCAATATTTAGTTGGTACAATTCGGATCAGTGTATTCGATGtacttgtatatattttgattttatcatatcaaattttctcaagatttttttctcaaattttcaacGCTTCGTTCATCGCGTATCTACCATACGTATTTACATAGacatattattggaaattaatttctaatgtaATTTTCTCGACGATACAtaatcgtatttattttaatagaattcggGATTCCATTCGTTTCCTTTAttataatcgttaaaattgaatttcaatcgaaGTTTAAATTAGACTATAGGTCTAGCGCTTACGCTCTTTTCGTGTTTTTCAACTACGTTCTACGTACGTAATGAAAATTCGCATACATcgtattgtttctttttttcctttcctttatcGTATCAAACAttaacgtttttttctttatatgtacatatatatatatgtaatagatatatatacatatgtatatatatatgtatgcgtATCTGTTAATCTTTGTTTTAGCGAATCAAGTATCGATAATACTTATGACCAAAGTGTTGTATTTGATTCTCCGtctggataatttttttcttaatattctgtatatttttgatCTCTCACTCATATTTATATGTGCATTTTTATGTGAATGTAATCACATAATCTATCGTATGTATCTTTATgtacacacatacacgcgTGGGCATAAAATACACGAAGCAattcatcgaatattttttattaccggATATCTTGTCGTCACAATtacgtattatttttcattgtttttttttttttgtgtgaaTACTGTTAAGTTTCATATAcgtaaagatttaaaatttttaattcatttttcgtagtaattttatataacttttgataacttttaatcaaaaaaaattgcaagttATTCtctacgtatatacgtatatacttgGTTTTACGTACGCGTGTGTTTTATAATGAGATCATTGAATTTGTTATTTCgttgaagatttttttgttCCATCGGTTTATCGTAATTATCTGACATATTATACCAAAGAACATGGAGATTAGAATAATGCCTCAGTCCTTCGATTCGTTTTCAACGTGAttcgattatttcaatatgatataatacgTGTAGTATGTAGGGTCGTTATGTTTGTTTGATTAgcgaaaaaaatcattgctttcttctttaataacGTAAgttcgtatatataatattataacgtgAATGATATCGAATGCGCGATGTTTTAGGCACCGAATTATGATACGATACGATCATTTTGCCTGTATAGATCTTctgtaatataacaaatatgtttctattttatatatatatgatatatgaagcATATATCTGTTTCTTAAAACTTTGTAAATAGATATGTAcaagtaaagaaagaaagagaaggaaacgagaaaaagacGCGAGCGTGTGAAATGACAAAGATTAGTACATTGTGTATTATAATACATGTGATgtagcaaatttttttctgtgttatcgcaaaaaaaaaaaaaaaatcgtgaatTACGTTGATAATCTgtatacgaattaaaaaagataaaaataagatgtaGGTATAAAGTAGTGCATGCAAGTAGCAATAAATCACATCAAATtcgatgataattataatttattcgtatcgATTTAGTTCATTCGGACCGGTTGTTGAATAAAATGTACGTATATGTACCtacatattagaaataatctaTCTGCGTTGTTGCATCAATGCTGATTACAAAcgggatagaaaaattctttgttctctttgttattttgtttatgaCAAATGTATGGGTACATATGTATCGATCTTTTcgaataatgttatatttgagataatttttttaaaaatatgtattcggttttttttcaattctttttttatagccaaaaaaaaatataatactattgtTGCTCGAGTGTacatcgaatcgaaatattttccacaCATTTGACTAGAATTTTCAAATGCATCGTTAAGTTGAAATTTCTTCgcattataagatatttattcagTTCAATatgtgattaattattaacgaaataataaaatatcgatgaaaaaacGAACAAtactttaacaataaaattgttaaagatttcaataagaataattcttttttttttttaacgatatacaacgtaagtttttatttttaaccaattattatgattttaatttttacgaaccatttgtttctctttttttttttttttttttttaataacttatcgattcatttatctatattttttcttactttgcTTGCTACTATGTATCCATATTCGTGTAACTTCAACATATGtaatttgtgaattttatttttctatttctattcaaatttgtaaacatttttttttttcatttctgatCAATTCGtttttgtatcaattttacatttttcattcacTTTAACTTGtctgtattaataaaatatttagatacagtaattaatgattgaaaaatgttaaaaatgattcaataatTCGCTTCTATCTAACATTTGATTAGTTAAAGGAGAAAGAATTTgacaaatttgaataattttaaacatttttataatttattagataaatgaTAATCTTTTATGATAAAGTATCTTTGTTTatgttatgttaaaataaaaagaaagaaacgaaattggaAAGTGTTAATTTgaagtaaaattattgtatatttttgttacatatacattcatatacatttcttcttgataatttattatgtacaaaagtcaattttaattattgaaaaaaaaatttaatgtatttaacaGGTATTACAAATACCTATTTTTAAtcagaataaattaatcgttaatgcacatatatatattataaaattttaatattgattcatacaaattttttatactttttctttttttttaagatttcgaaatctttaatcttttggATGAAAtactgtaatttttatttatatcgtattttaaaagaagaagaagcgtgttttaaaataaattcaagcaTATAGTATACAATTGCCTTCGAGTTCAGAAATGACAGGAAAGGCAGaaatgagataaataataataataattcaataattttttaatattatatttattaatttgtctttttgataagattatataacgtttcaaatattattgttattgccCTGCTAATATCTATCATGATATTTGtttacgtttatatatatagtttaataaataacgacGTCAATGAAGTTGTTCGAATAACTgagaaaaattcattagaaaattctaGTCAAATGTatagaaatcttttattaattagtagatcaaatattatataatacgaataaatcaataatgcgaatcaaattatttttcaatttataacaattagaaAGTAAAGtgcaattgatttatattttcaatttgtgtaatattttaacgcgttattaaattttatctagttttttattaataacgataCTAATTCATTTTGTAACATTGATTTGGATTATATTTCCATCATTGGTACATTTATCCGTATATTATCTACGTGACTTTCTATCGATAAATAGATAGCTGTAGATAATTTTTGTTCCTAAGTATTATTTTGACCACAGTTGTATGTTACCATGCTCATTCGAATCTAAGGGATACGTATGTATTTAGGGACGTACATATATTTGTGTGCGCCTTGTTTTTGCAGGtcaattttttacattgattatatttggaaaaggataaaattattacagagATTCGTTACagattagaaattagaaaattattattaagcacaattttccattttttcgttGTGTAGAAACTATTGTTGTGTAACGAGGAATTCGTTAcagcatttattaaatacgaCATGCAGAAACATggcagaaatattttataattaaatattttataatttttaccgaTTCGCTGTTATCGTTGGTCGTGTTGAAACTGTGAAAAATGATTGCGTTtgttaatctttataatatatttctttaaatgttaatacagttcatttgtatttttacaaacatgtttttttcaatatcctaTATAAACAAGCGTGCGCACATACATATCtacacaatttttttgttttatgatacattttatcaaatttctctTATTACAATTACGTTCTTCTATTAGTTGCTACTTATTTATAGTTGTACGTAGATATAcattgcatttattattattattattattattataatttttatagattcttAAAATTCACGCAAAATTTCTTAGTAtcgcgatatttattattttcgatcggTGCGGGGATTCCGAGTACATAAAACACTGAATTTTCTTCTATCCAGCAAATATTGAAAcgtgatcaaaatttttatcgttgtgCATTAAAAACAAGAGTAAAGATATACATAGATACGTGTAGTATGTTAGATTGCTTATTGTGAATGTTTATTGATTGAATTACgtaattttctatcatttattattttttattttaattgcaatgAAATGGATGAATTTCACATCACGTGTTTCGGATAGATCGctgttggaaaaatattataatagtttcGTTAAATAACAATCgatgataaaaacaaattgtttttacgataaattaGAACATAAAAcatatgatttatttcaatttacttttaatcctTCCGTGTTATGGTTTACGTACACGAATAGCATAGAAAATCTTTTCTATTACTACGCGAATAATCTTgcaagaaattcttttttacgaattttaatcattatatttttccttcaaataaatacattcgattcaattattattatatatattgaagataCAAAGATGACACATTTTAGATGACAGTCGATCAATGTAGAAAATAATCAAGATATCAAAATCATAGTTTTTCAATGAatgattttatcttaaattggaaatttcgagtttgtttacatttttcgaagttattgatattttggaaaaaaatatttctacaaattttagtaagaaaaaaatcggaTTAATCGATTTTCACGATTAAACCAACGCAATAGAAcgataattatcatttcaaatgggaaataataaatttaaattttccattaatataaataatttacgccAAAGACGTGTTCTTTACATTTAAGATGTATTTAagataatggaaatttttttttaaagaaataacgaaGCAATACGattttgagagagagagagagagagaggaaacaataacgatttaaaggataaaataaaataaaataaaataaagaatcgttTTCGATTCATGATGATACATTTGTCATACTAATTGtagaaattatcaaaattgattattatcgaAGTCAAGCCATGCTCGACTTTCAAAGGATATAGATATTTCTGTATAcgttaaaaaagagaagaagaattcgGTAGATTAGACACATAGGATATATACacgaatatttcgtttaaaaagtaCTCGCGAACCGATCCGAGCCAAATCAGACTTGTTTCGTTCTGTATCGTACGTATTAATGATGTAATGAACAGAAAAAAACCGAAACGAATTGCAGAATCGTAAATGGCACGATATACATTTGATGTGTACCTATGCACAATTATGCACAATCGACGACTTGCATTAAGGAAACGCGAGCTTAACTTTGTTacttattgttttaataatttttcgacgaTAATCGTTGTTTTCTTATGGTTAAAAAGTTTCTCAAGTTGGAAAGAATCGTTGTCGAACGCGCTTAATTtgccaatttttttcaatttttttcaaagcattaaaatattatctgaaGCGAGAATGGGACACGATCATTTAAGGAAAgttgaaagattaatttagaCGCGGATGAAGAATGACTAACATTAGCTGTTTGTGGTTAATTTTCACGTTCatggttaattttaatttcacgcgCATTCAACGAATGTCGGTATAAACGTTTATGCCCATTCATTTCAGGTGGATAATCATTGATAAACGGTCAATACAAACttgaataattcttcttcttctcctcctccttctccgtcGTACgtgcgaaaaaagaaaagaaactgaTCGTTGAAATTTACAATTCCTCCGTTTTCACTGTTCCCCGCACATATTTATACTCCGGTACGCATAACACTTTTGTATAAAAGTGTAAATAACGTTCTCAACTTTTATGCCAgtttataaacttttacattcctttgaatttcttcgattctctTTTCCCGATACTCGTACCGAACGCCAGTATACATCGGTTCTCCTCgatgtatatcttttttactttcttaagGAAACTAAGGAACGCATTTTGTTTTCACTTATTATACATGTAACTAGCACTCAAATTTACATCCTCGAAAgactgaaattttttatcgttctaTCGAAATCCGACGATCGATTAAGAGGGATCATCATCGATATCGTtgtttgaaagagaaaaaagaaaaaaagaaccatTATTTTCTGTACACTTTGAATCGTTATCTCTCGCATAAACGCCCATGGCACATGGCGTGTAAtagcattaataatattgcatttgaTTTCGTTTATCTTTGATTCGATGTAGGAAGACCTGTTGCGTCAAAAGCGGAACATCCTGTAAGACTgatagaaatggaaaaatttgataaaaacttAGGTTTATCCCTCTGTTATTATCGTGTAACGTATCCTTTGATATCCGTCCTTTCTCATCATCGTACGAATATTTCTCGCGTTAACGGTTGTAGTTTAAGAAACACGAAACGTATCGAGAACATTCTgaaaaagcatttttttcACAGGGGGCCGATAGAAGATATTTTCTCCTCTCGAGTAATAATTTCGGATggaaatctctttttttaatgtctAATAATAACGAATCCGTGCCTGGTTTTCCAAGATAATCGTAATCGCGCGATATCGTTTGTAAAATTGTTGAAGGAAATCGTTTGACGAGATACTTTCCGAGAAGTCCAATGATAAAGGAAAACTCCAATGatgatttatggaaaattcgtCGTCATCATTTGTGCGCTACCGTCTCTACTTTTGCTTTATCGACACG harbors:
- the LOC108002249 gene encoding F-box/LRR-repeat protein 14, whose protein sequence is MEESQLLMTELPALTPSRGTTLLHRSRHYYQLHQPHLAAIPTSQSQGILYNSSNAPHYTSGTTGLPAYAQGLSSRQQPQVIARGTVTPSTHISCLYPEILALIFSYLEVRDKGRAAQVCTAWRDAAYYRSVWRGVEARLHLRKQAPALFASLVRRGVKRVQVLSLRRGLGDVLKGVPNLEALNLSGCYNITDAGLINAFCQEYTTLTELNLSLCKQVSDISLGRIVQYLKNLEHLELGGCCNITNGGLLCIAWNLKKLKRLDLRSCWQVSDLGIAHLAGVNREAAGGNLALEHLSLQDCQRLSDEALRHVSIGLTTLKSINLSFCVCITDSGLKHLAKMSSLRELNLRSCDNVSDIGMAYLAEGGSRISSLDVSFCDKIGDQALVHISQGLFNLKLLSLSACQISDEGICKIAKTLHDLETLNIGQCSRLTDKGLYTIAESMKHLKCIDLYGCTRISTNGLERIMKLPQLSTLNLGLWHVR